Proteins from a single region of Streptomyces spinoverrucosus:
- a CDS encoding FecCD family ABC transporter permease, which yields MTALEEKATEKATDEAAEPTAPPDTPPGRRRRPAWLLTIGLVATLLVLVPLAAGIGAYPVPVGDVLTSVQHKAGLGGTELDRVAESVLWNVRFPRIVLALLVGASLGCAGALMQGVFGNPLAEPGTIGVSLGAAVGAVAAIALGLDFLGNWTLPAMAFVAGLGTVLLVYAMSRAGGRTEVVTLILTGIAVNAFCGALVGLFIFLADTAAVNQITFWQLGSLSQATWPKVLAVLPCAAAGLLLAPLSSRRLDLLALGDRPARHLGVDVERLRIMLILVVALLTAAAVSVSGVIGFVGLVVPHLLRMAAGPGHRFLVPGSALGGAAVLLGADLAARTLAAPAELPLGVLTALVGSPFFFWLLRRTRRKQGGWA from the coding sequence ATGACGGCGTTGGAGGAGAAGGCCACCGAGAAGGCCACCGACGAGGCCGCCGAACCGACCGCCCCGCCGGACACCCCGCCCGGCAGACGCCGACGCCCCGCCTGGCTGCTGACCATCGGCCTGGTCGCCACCCTCCTCGTTCTCGTCCCGCTCGCCGCCGGCATCGGCGCCTACCCCGTCCCCGTCGGCGACGTGCTCACCTCCGTGCAGCACAAGGCGGGGCTGGGTGGCACGGAGTTGGACCGGGTCGCCGAGTCCGTGCTCTGGAACGTCCGCTTCCCGCGGATCGTCCTCGCCCTGCTCGTCGGCGCCTCGCTGGGCTGTGCGGGTGCGCTGATGCAGGGCGTGTTCGGCAATCCGCTCGCCGAACCGGGCACCATCGGCGTCTCCTTGGGCGCGGCGGTCGGCGCGGTCGCCGCGATCGCGCTCGGGCTGGACTTCCTCGGCAACTGGACGCTCCCGGCGATGGCGTTCGTCGCCGGTCTCGGCACCGTCCTGCTGGTCTACGCGATGTCCCGCGCGGGCGGCCGTACGGAGGTCGTGACGCTGATCCTCACCGGCATCGCGGTCAACGCGTTCTGCGGGGCGCTCGTCGGTCTGTTCATCTTCCTCGCCGACACCGCCGCCGTGAACCAGATCACCTTCTGGCAGCTCGGCTCCCTCTCCCAGGCCACCTGGCCCAAGGTGCTGGCCGTGCTGCCGTGCGCGGCGGCCGGACTGCTGCTGGCGCCCCTCTCCTCGCGCCGCCTCGACCTGCTCGCCCTCGGCGACCGGCCCGCCCGGCATCTGGGCGTGGACGTGGAGCGGCTGCGGATCATGCTGATCCTGGTGGTCGCGCTGCTGACGGCGGCCGCGGTGAGCGTCTCCGGCGTCATCGGCTTCGTCGGTCTCGTCGTACCGCATCTGCTGCGCATGGCCGCCGGACCCGGGCACCGGTTCCTCGTCCCGGGCAGCGCCCTCGGCGGCGCGGCGGTGCTGCTCGGCGCCGACCTCGCGGCGCGGACCCTCGCCGCGCCCGCCGAACTGCCGCTCGGTGTCCTGACCGCCCTGGTGGGCAGCCCGTTCTTCTTCTGGCTGCTGCGCCGCACCCGACGCAAGCAAGGAGGCTGGGCATGA
- a CDS encoding PhzF family phenazine biosynthesis protein translates to MTDYDVLRVFCAANGGYGNELGVVRDGSVVPGRSERQALAAKLGFSETVFVDDPERGVIDIYTPSTRLPFAGYPCVGAAWLLDVPELVTPAGVVGARQDGEFSWIEARPEWPEPRTLRRYPSPAEVDDLPVPPQGEWVYAWAWEEEAAGRVRARGFPGRGDGIEEDEATGAAALQLTAQLNRALNIAQGAGSQILTAPQPEGWVEIGGRVLLER, encoded by the coding sequence GTGACTGACTACGACGTGCTGCGCGTGTTCTGCGCGGCGAACGGCGGATACGGGAACGAACTGGGCGTCGTCCGCGACGGTTCGGTCGTGCCCGGGCGGAGCGAACGGCAGGCGCTCGCGGCGAAGCTCGGCTTCAGCGAGACCGTGTTCGTGGACGACCCCGAGCGCGGCGTCATCGACATCTACACGCCGAGCACGCGTCTGCCGTTCGCCGGGTACCCCTGCGTCGGCGCGGCCTGGCTGCTCGACGTGCCCGAACTGGTCACGCCCGCCGGGGTGGTGGGGGCCCGGCAGGACGGCGAGTTCAGCTGGATCGAGGCGCGGCCGGAGTGGCCGGAGCCGCGCACCCTGCGCCGGTACCCGAGCCCCGCCGAAGTCGACGACCTGCCCGTACCGCCGCAGGGGGAGTGGGTGTATGCCTGGGCGTGGGAGGAGGAGGCGGCGGGGCGGGTGCGTGCCCGCGGCTTCCCCGGCCGGGGCGACGGCATCGAGGAGGACGAGGCGACGGGCGCCGCCGCACTCCAGCTCACGGCCCAGCTGAACCGGGCCCTGAACATCGCGCAGGGCGCCGGTTCACAGATCCTCACGGCTCCTCAGCCCGAGGGGTGGGTGGAGATCGGGGGCCGGGTGCTGCTGGAGCGCTGA
- a CDS encoding biliverdin-producing heme oxygenase, producing the protein MDSFSTVIRTASHEQHEEANTSTFMSDLLGGRLGVDAYTRYTEQLWFVYEALEAGADRLASDPVAGPFVRQELFRLPALERDLEHLRGADWRATLTALPATRTYADRIAECAHQWPAGYVAHHYTRYLGDLSGGQVVRDKAERTWGFAKKGDGVRFYVFEEIGNPAAFKREYRELLDAINADELEQQRIVAECRKAFALNIAVLRALGEEFPLSA; encoded by the coding sequence ATGGACTCCTTCTCGACCGTCATCCGCACCGCTTCCCACGAGCAGCACGAGGAGGCGAACACCTCGACGTTCATGAGCGATCTGCTCGGTGGCCGGCTGGGGGTGGACGCGTACACGCGCTACACCGAACAGCTGTGGTTCGTGTACGAGGCCCTGGAGGCCGGCGCGGACCGGCTGGCCTCGGATCCGGTGGCGGGCCCCTTCGTCCGCCAGGAGCTGTTCCGGCTGCCCGCGCTGGAGCGGGACCTCGAACACCTGCGCGGCGCTGACTGGCGGGCGACTCTCACCGCGCTGCCCGCCACCCGGACGTACGCGGACCGGATCGCGGAGTGCGCACATCAGTGGCCGGCCGGTTATGTGGCCCACCACTACACCCGTTACCTCGGCGACCTGTCCGGCGGTCAGGTCGTCCGCGACAAGGCCGAGCGGACGTGGGGTTTCGCGAAGAAGGGCGACGGCGTCCGGTTCTACGTCTTCGAGGAGATCGGCAACCCGGCGGCGTTCAAGCGGGAGTACCGCGAGCTGCTGGACGCGATCAACGCCGACGAGCTGGAGCAGCAGCGGATCGTGGCGGAGTGCAGGAAGGCGTTCGCGCTGAACATCGCGGTACTCCGGGCGCTGGGCGAGGAGTTCCCGCTGTCGGCGTGA
- the map gene encoding type I methionyl aminopeptidase, which translates to MSGQSLLVPGELSPTRSVPGNIRRPEYVGKPAPTPYTGPEVQTPETVEAMRTAGRIAAQALAEAAKAIAPGVTTDELDRIAHEFLCDHGAYPSTLGYRGFPKSLCTSVNEVICHGIPDSTVLRDGDIVNLDVTAYIGGVHGDNNATYLVGDVDEESRLLVERTRESLNRAIKAVRPGRQVNVIGRVIESYAKRFGYGVVRDFTGHGINSSFHSGLIIPHYDAPHATTVMQPGMTFTIEPMLTLGTYEYDMWDDGWTVVTKDRKRTAQFEHTLVVTDTGAEILTLP; encoded by the coding sequence ATGTCTGGCCAGTCGCTGCTCGTTCCAGGGGAGCTGTCTCCCACCCGTTCCGTGCCCGGAAACATCCGCCGGCCCGAGTACGTCGGCAAACCCGCGCCGACCCCGTACACAGGCCCCGAGGTGCAGACCCCGGAGACCGTCGAGGCGATGCGGACCGCGGGGCGGATCGCCGCGCAGGCCTTGGCGGAGGCGGCGAAGGCGATCGCGCCGGGCGTGACGACGGACGAGTTGGACCGGATCGCGCACGAGTTCCTGTGCGACCACGGCGCCTACCCTTCCACGCTCGGCTACCGGGGCTTCCCGAAGTCCCTGTGCACCTCGGTCAACGAGGTCATCTGCCACGGCATCCCCGACTCGACGGTCCTGCGCGACGGCGACATCGTCAACCTGGACGTGACCGCGTACATCGGCGGGGTGCACGGCGACAACAACGCCACCTATCTCGTCGGTGACGTCGACGAGGAGAGCCGGCTGCTGGTCGAGCGCACCCGCGAGTCGCTGAACCGGGCGATCAAGGCGGTCAGGCCGGGCCGCCAGGTCAATGTCATCGGCCGGGTCATCGAGTCGTACGCCAAGCGGTTCGGGTACGGCGTGGTGCGGGACTTCACCGGGCACGGCATCAACTCGTCGTTCCACTCGGGCCTGATCATCCCGCACTACGACGCCCCGCACGCGACCACTGTGATGCAGCCCGGCATGACCTTCACCATCGAGCCGATGCTGACGCTCGGGACGTACGAGTACGACATGTGGGACGACGGCTGGACGGTCGTCACCAAGGACCGCAAGCGGACGGCGCAGTTCGAGCACACGCTGGTCGTGACGGACACCGGCGCGGAGATCCTCACGCTGCCGTGA